In one Methylocaldum szegediense genomic region, the following are encoded:
- a CDS encoding aminotransferase class I/II-fold pyridoxal phosphate-dependent enzyme encodes MAMERMEALLKQELAQLERSGMRKSREAIITGVVPPREGRGVRYLLQGEGDRPFLRMNSNGYLGLALHPEVVKAEEEGARAYGAGPGAVRFISGTYEPHVRLEQRLAEFHGREAAMLFSSAYATVMGVLPTLISAETAVLSDELNHNCIINAIRLARPKEKFVYEHLNVDQAETFLRQAAESCRRGIIVTDGIFSMRGDHAPLKELLALARTYDEKFAEGVIVVVDDSHGVAAFGKTGRGVEEYTECGHVDVLIGTLGKAFGVNGGYVVGSSLLIDYLREKAPLYIYSNPITPGEAAAGVKAVEIVSGPEGLQRLERLRELTAKFRQGLRDVGFETLSGEHPVVPLMLRDTEKTRSMVLYLRQRGILATGIVYPVVPRGDEEIRFQVSADHTAADLDEVLNVLGESKDMRAS; translated from the coding sequence ATGGCCATGGAGCGAATGGAGGCTCTTTTGAAGCAGGAATTGGCGCAGCTGGAGCGGTCCGGCATGCGCAAGAGCCGGGAAGCGATCATTACCGGCGTGGTACCGCCGCGGGAGGGGCGCGGCGTCCGCTACTTGCTGCAAGGAGAGGGAGACCGCCCGTTTCTCCGCATGAATTCCAACGGCTATCTGGGACTTGCGCTACACCCGGAGGTGGTGAAGGCTGAGGAGGAGGGTGCCAGGGCCTACGGCGCCGGTCCGGGAGCGGTGCGCTTCATCAGCGGAACCTACGAGCCGCATGTGCGGCTGGAGCAGCGTCTGGCCGAGTTCCACGGGCGCGAGGCGGCGATGCTGTTCAGCTCAGCTTATGCGACCGTAATGGGCGTCTTGCCGACGCTGATCAGTGCCGAAACTGCGGTGCTTAGCGACGAGTTGAACCACAATTGCATCATCAACGCCATTCGCTTGGCGCGTCCGAAGGAGAAGTTCGTATATGAACATCTGAACGTCGATCAGGCCGAGACGTTCTTGCGGCAGGCGGCCGAATCGTGCCGGCGCGGCATTATCGTGACCGACGGCATTTTCAGCATGCGCGGCGACCATGCGCCGCTCAAGGAACTGCTGGCGCTGGCCAGGACTTATGACGAAAAGTTTGCCGAAGGGGTGATCGTCGTCGTCGACGATTCCCACGGCGTCGCCGCTTTCGGGAAAACCGGCCGGGGAGTCGAAGAGTATACCGAGTGTGGGCACGTGGATGTATTGATCGGCACATTGGGAAAGGCTTTCGGCGTCAACGGCGGGTATGTCGTCGGGAGTTCGCTTTTGATCGATTATTTACGCGAAAAAGCGCCGCTTTATATCTATTCGAACCCGATCACGCCTGGCGAAGCGGCCGCCGGCGTGAAAGCCGTCGAGATCGTGTCCGGCCCGGAAGGGCTACAGCGGCTCGAGCGTTTGCGAGAATTGACCGCTAAGTTTCGGCAAGGTCTGAGAGATGTGGGTTTCGAAACGCTTTCCGGGGAGCACCCGGTCGTTCCCTTAATGCTCAGGGATACTGAAAAGACCCGAAGTATGGTTCTTTATCTTCGCCAGCGGGGCATTCTGGCGACCGGTATTGTCTACCCGGTGGTGCCGCGCGGCGACGAAGAAATCCGGTTTCAGGTCTCCGCAGACCATACTGCGGCGGATCTCGACGAGGTGTTAAACGTACTGGGCGAGTCCAAGGACATGCGTGCGTCGTGA
- a CDS encoding HPF/RaiA family ribosome-associated protein, whose amino-acid sequence MQVPLEITFRGVPHSDAVETRIREKAAKLEQFCDHIISCKVAVEAEHHHQHQGNLYKVRIDLNVPQKQIVVSRDHHDKQAHEDVYVALRDAFDAAKRQLEEYVRIQRGEVKNHRVSSAAL is encoded by the coding sequence ATGCAAGTACCACTAGAGATTACGTTCCGAGGAGTTCCTCATTCCGACGCCGTTGAAACCCGCATTCGGGAAAAAGCCGCCAAATTGGAGCAGTTCTGCGATCACATCATAAGCTGCAAAGTCGCTGTCGAAGCGGAGCATCATCATCAGCATCAAGGTAATCTCTATAAAGTCAGGATCGATTTGAACGTACCGCAGAAACAAATCGTGGTCAGCCGCGATCATCACGACAAACAGGCGCACGAGGATGTCTACGTCGCTTTACGCGATGCTTTCGACGCTGCAAAGCGCCAGCTTGAGGAATATGTCCGTATCCAGCGCGGTGAAGTCAAGAACCATAGAGTTTCGTCCGCCGCACTCTGA
- a CDS encoding ATP cone domain-containing protein has translation MAPSVRSKFSAVRKRDGRIVAFDPSRISHAVYRAMQASGEGDLTRDPEQISDAVIVELDRRYPDTHLPHIEEIQDLVEETLILQDFPKTAKAYILYRHQRAQIREKGKLVPVQVKQLADDSKRYFSSTLGEFIYYRTYSRWIDEEGRRETWVETVDRYMAFMHEILGDRLTPREYEEIRSAIIEQRVMPSMRLMWSAGKAARATHVAAYNCAYLAPSNLDDLAEIMYLLMCGAGVGFSVESQNIQLLPIIKRQSGLKRPVHKIADSKEGWCDALKLGLHTWFEGQDMEFDYSELRPAGARLHTMGGRSSGPGPLKAVLDYTRSRILANQGKRLRNIDVHDIVCKIGEVVSMGGVRRSALISLSDFDDPDMRTAKTGHFYIAHPHRAMANNSAVYDAKPTATDFLEEWLALAKSGTGERGLFNRGDLPRQMPERRWRLFEPHWATSGTNPCGEIVLRSKQLCNLSEVVARSEDTEQTLLDKVRVATILGTYQSMLTKFPYLSDEWRKNCEEERLLGVSITGLWDSWVARQPETLRKLREHAIEVNRQYAARFGINPSAAITCVKPSGTVSQLVDSASGMHPRYARYYVRRVRIAATDPLFAMLKDQKFPYYPEVGHMEGQATTYVLEFPVRAPDGAIVRTDLSALDQLEHWKTVKLHYTEHNPSVTISVGSDEWIGTANWLYENWELLGGLSFLPRTDTVYQLAPYEEISKEEYEARMASLPAIDFSRIVLYEKEDQTIGAQTPACVGGLCELDPEEGVL, from the coding sequence ATGGCGCCTTCTGTGCGGAGCAAGTTTTCGGCGGTCAGAAAACGCGACGGCCGGATCGTGGCTTTCGATCCGTCGCGTATCAGCCATGCGGTCTATCGCGCCATGCAGGCCAGCGGGGAAGGCGATCTCACGCGAGATCCGGAACAAATTTCCGATGCGGTAATTGTGGAACTCGATCGGCGCTATCCCGACACGCATCTTCCCCATATCGAAGAAATCCAGGACCTGGTTGAAGAGACCCTCATCCTTCAGGATTTTCCTAAAACCGCCAAGGCTTATATTCTCTACCGCCATCAAAGGGCGCAAATCCGCGAAAAGGGCAAGCTGGTCCCGGTGCAAGTCAAACAGTTGGCAGACGACAGCAAGCGCTACTTTTCGAGCACTTTGGGGGAGTTCATCTACTATCGCACTTATTCGCGCTGGATCGACGAAGAGGGACGCCGCGAGACCTGGGTGGAAACGGTGGATCGCTATATGGCTTTCATGCACGAAATCCTCGGCGACCGGCTGACACCGCGGGAATACGAAGAGATCCGAAGCGCGATTATCGAGCAACGCGTCATGCCGTCCATGCGCCTGATGTGGTCGGCCGGCAAAGCGGCACGTGCGACACATGTCGCAGCCTACAACTGCGCTTACCTGGCGCCCTCCAATTTGGACGATCTCGCGGAGATCATGTATCTCCTGATGTGCGGTGCCGGAGTCGGTTTCTCCGTCGAAAGCCAGAATATCCAGTTGCTCCCTATCATCAAGCGCCAGAGCGGTCTCAAACGTCCCGTCCATAAGATCGCCGACAGCAAGGAGGGCTGGTGCGACGCCTTGAAGCTCGGGCTACACACTTGGTTCGAAGGCCAGGATATGGAGTTCGATTATTCGGAGCTGCGCCCGGCCGGGGCTAGGCTACACACCATGGGCGGCCGAAGCTCCGGCCCCGGCCCTTTGAAAGCGGTGCTCGACTATACCCGCAGCCGCATTCTCGCCAATCAAGGCAAGCGGCTACGAAACATCGATGTGCACGATATCGTCTGCAAGATCGGCGAAGTGGTGAGCATGGGTGGAGTACGCCGCTCCGCCTTGATCTCACTGTCTGATTTCGACGATCCAGACATGCGCACGGCCAAGACCGGCCATTTTTATATCGCTCATCCGCATCGCGCGATGGCCAACAATTCGGCGGTCTACGACGCCAAACCCACAGCGACCGATTTTCTCGAAGAGTGGCTAGCACTCGCTAAAAGCGGTACGGGCGAGCGCGGGCTTTTCAACCGCGGAGACCTGCCGCGGCAAATGCCGGAGCGGCGTTGGCGGCTGTTCGAGCCCCACTGGGCCACGAGCGGTACGAATCCCTGCGGGGAAATCGTTCTGCGCTCCAAGCAACTTTGCAATCTGAGCGAGGTGGTGGCGCGGTCCGAGGACACCGAACAGACTCTACTCGACAAGGTTCGGGTGGCGACTATTCTCGGCACCTATCAGTCGATGCTCACCAAGTTCCCCTATCTCTCGGACGAATGGCGGAAAAATTGTGAAGAGGAAAGGCTGCTGGGCGTCTCCATTACGGGTCTATGGGACTCGTGGGTCGCGCGGCAGCCCGAAACGCTGAGGAAGCTTCGTGAACATGCCATCGAGGTCAACCGCCAATACGCGGCCCGCTTCGGCATCAACCCTTCAGCAGCCATTACCTGCGTAAAGCCGAGTGGGACCGTTTCCCAACTTGTCGACTCCGCCTCCGGCATGCATCCGCGCTATGCCCGGTACTATGTCCGGCGCGTCCGCATTGCGGCGACGGATCCGCTGTTCGCGATGCTGAAGGACCAGAAATTTCCTTATTATCCCGAGGTTGGCCATATGGAGGGACAGGCTACGACCTACGTGCTGGAGTTCCCGGTGCGCGCACCGGACGGTGCCATCGTCCGCACCGATCTGAGCGCCTTGGATCAACTCGAACACTGGAAAACGGTCAAGCTGCATTACACCGAACACAACCCGTCGGTGACGATTTCCGTGGGTTCCGATGAATGGATTGGAACGGCTAACTGGCTGTACGAGAACTGGGAACTGCTGGGCGGCTTATCCTTTCTTCCGCGCACCGATACGGTCTACCAGCTCGCTCCCTACGAGGAAATCTCCAAAGAGGAATATGAAGCACGGATGGCCAGCCTGCCGGCAATCGACTTCTCCCGTATCGTCCTTTACGAAAAGGAAGACCAGACTATCGGCGCGCAAACGCCGGCTTGCGTCGGCGGACTCTGCGAACTCGATCCCGAAGAAGGCGTTCTTTAA
- a CDS encoding RDD family protein: MTSNCVPAGLLRRLAAFFYDLVVLVAVLFAATLVLLPLNGGEAFRPNHGLYSAYLVLVSFAFFGWFWTHGGQTLGMRAWKIRLCTTAGNPISWGQASIRFVCGLISFGLMGLGFLWIVFDSQARSWHDLASGSRVVREN, encoded by the coding sequence ATGACATCAAACTGCGTTCCTGCTGGCCTGTTACGTCGCCTGGCAGCCTTTTTTTACGATCTCGTGGTGCTGGTCGCGGTACTCTTCGCCGCAACGCTCGTGCTGTTGCCGCTCAATGGCGGAGAAGCCTTTCGACCGAACCACGGACTTTACAGTGCCTATCTCGTGCTAGTCAGCTTCGCGTTTTTCGGTTGGTTTTGGACCCACGGGGGACAAACCCTGGGCATGCGCGCCTGGAAAATTCGCCTCTGCACGACAGCCGGCAATCCCATCTCCTGGGGTCAGGCTTCGATTCGATTCGTGTGCGGGTTGATCTCCTTTGGTCTGATGGGGCTCGGCTTCCTTTGGATCGTGTTCGATTCGCAAGCACGTAGCTGGCACGATCTCGCGTCCGGAAGCCGAGTTGTTCGGGAGAATTGA
- a CDS encoding GGDEF domain-containing protein produces the protein MYLLFQSLLQLWVRGDVESYFLFGQDRHSGGIPRTLEAGKLAANSSTKATQPALLLQKGIVELIVKRFSLYALLTICWLLIACAGLAFAIFLDIHRHTQQFSETSALIQAQLASQLRRHIDATHGFAAFLKVQEPLTQEKVARYTRLITEQDPGIYFMGIVPAFDIEEVDGFEALRLQKDVRNGSRARAFSDAENRLVRVAAAGNPLFYSPNSAELYDNKLPKSPTIGFDFLSILKNAFQNTAASREITATHAFLLDDGEWGYALIEPVSLADGVSFAVVICRINALLHLPSDSVSLALSLFGTLHADTSPSDRLIHRQATPVSALESALFPKLIFRSSFGDPEKLFRLELERQLGWADLDWSRLHLILVESLAFLLVFLVVARIHDRYERRKLEEGNRLFLLANFDPLTGLPNRQLFMDRLDQALAAANRSNQKLALLYLDLDGFKQINDYYGHHMGDKVLQRAARIFQRSVRETDTVGRLGGDEFVVLLQSVGDRSGAESVARKIKEAFSQLAGEINDMHKGMPILGTSVGIAVYPEDGSTAAELLKAADQSMYRDKAVGKCQQSSTAELVALDCPPASW, from the coding sequence ATGTATCTCCTCTTCCAGAGTTTGTTGCAATTGTGGGTCCGTGGAGATGTGGAGTCTTATTTTCTCTTCGGACAAGATCGCCATTCCGGTGGCATTCCAAGAACCCTCGAGGCCGGGAAGTTGGCAGCGAATAGTAGCACGAAAGCGACGCAGCCCGCGTTGTTGCTGCAGAAGGGGATCGTCGAACTCATTGTCAAGCGGTTCTCGTTGTATGCGTTATTGACGATCTGCTGGCTGCTGATCGCCTGCGCAGGATTGGCGTTCGCCATTTTTCTCGACATCCACCGGCATACCCAGCAGTTTTCCGAAACATCCGCACTGATTCAGGCGCAACTGGCCTCACAACTTCGCCGCCATATCGATGCGACCCACGGTTTTGCTGCCTTCCTGAAAGTTCAAGAGCCCTTGACTCAGGAGAAAGTGGCACGCTACACACGTTTGATTACGGAACAGGATCCGGGCATCTACTTCATGGGCATCGTTCCGGCATTCGATATCGAGGAAGTGGACGGGTTCGAAGCCTTGCGGCTACAAAAAGACGTTCGCAATGGTTCCCGCGCCCGCGCTTTTTCCGATGCGGAGAACCGTCTGGTTCGGGTTGCGGCCGCCGGCAATCCGCTCTTCTATTCTCCGAATTCCGCAGAGTTGTACGATAACAAGCTTCCGAAATCGCCGACTATTGGTTTCGATTTCCTCTCTATACTCAAGAATGCTTTCCAAAACACCGCGGCATCCCGGGAAATTACCGCTACCCACGCTTTCCTCCTGGATGACGGCGAGTGGGGATACGCCCTGATCGAACCGGTAAGCCTAGCGGACGGGGTAAGCTTCGCGGTAGTGATCTGCAGGATAAATGCACTGCTCCACCTGCCTTCCGATTCCGTATCGCTCGCGCTAAGCCTTTTCGGGACACTGCATGCCGATACGTCCCCAAGCGACAGATTGATACACCGGCAGGCGACGCCGGTAAGCGCCCTAGAGTCTGCGTTGTTTCCCAAACTGATTTTCCGCAGTTCTTTCGGCGATCCGGAAAAGCTGTTTCGGCTCGAACTCGAACGTCAGTTGGGGTGGGCTGATCTGGACTGGAGCCGGCTGCATTTGATCTTGGTGGAATCTTTGGCATTCCTGCTCGTTTTTCTGGTCGTCGCCAGAATCCACGACCGTTATGAACGGCGTAAGCTCGAAGAGGGCAACAGACTGTTTCTGTTAGCCAATTTCGATCCGTTGACGGGACTGCCCAATCGCCAGCTATTCATGGACCGTCTGGATCAGGCCTTGGCTGCGGCGAATCGTTCGAATCAGAAGTTAGCCTTGCTTTACCTCGATCTGGACGGTTTCAAGCAGATCAATGACTACTACGGGCATCACATGGGGGATAAGGTCTTGCAACGTGCCGCGCGGATTTTTCAGCGCTCCGTTCGGGAGACGGATACCGTCGGTCGGCTTGGAGGAGATGAGTTCGTGGTGCTCTTGCAGAGTGTTGGAGACCGTAGCGGTGCAGAGTCGGTGGCCCGGAAAATCAAGGAAGCCTTTTCTCAGCTGGCAGGGGAGATAAATGACATGCACAAGGGCATGCCCATCCTGGGGACCAGCGTGGGCATAGCAGTTTACCCGGAAGACGGTTCGACCGCCGCAGAGCTGTTGAAGGCTGCCGATCAGTCGATGTATCGGGACAAGGCTGTCGGCAAATGCCAACAGAGTTCGACCGCCGAGCTCGTGGCCCTGGATTGTCCCCCGGCGTCGTGGTGA
- a CDS encoding TraR/DksA C4-type zinc finger protein, whose translation MDYIDIAQIVEECTRAEALQRLKASVAENEQQVTDPERGLVVCLDCEAPIPLERLAANPRAVRCIDCQLEYDREQQHEARLYPSFDDWDP comes from the coding sequence ATGGACTACATCGATATTGCTCAAATCGTGGAAGAGTGCACGCGAGCCGAAGCCCTGCAACGCCTGAAGGCGTCGGTGGCCGAGAACGAACAGCAAGTGACCGATCCCGAGCGCGGTCTGGTAGTCTGCCTCGATTGCGAGGCCCCCATTCCGTTGGAGCGCCTCGCGGCCAACCCCCGAGCCGTACGCTGCATCGATTGCCAGTTGGAGTACGACCGCGAGCAGCAGCACGAAGCCCGGTTGTATCCCAGTTTCGATGACTGGGATCCGTGA
- a CDS encoding sensor histidine kinase — protein sequence MWSSDCKDGALSIADSAAAEDTVPGQPSKEEFLAMLAHELRNPLASIRNAVEVLRRLNLQEPRAEWAREVVDRQAAQLARMIDDLLDMSRITRGKITLRPVSLNLAVVIVRAVEVNLPLIKARRLKLFIESEPLDIELEGDEVRLTQALANILNNAAKYSYEEGRIWLSVKIESDEAAIRIKDEGIGIAPELLPYIFDLFTQGPRTLDRTQGGLGIGLSLVRSLIGMHGGRVAVSSAGEGQGAEFVVWLPLRRERSPISDRERYDSSATWSRLNFLAT from the coding sequence ATGTGGTCCTCCGATTGTAAGGATGGTGCCCTAAGCATTGCCGATTCGGCAGCTGCCGAGGACACCGTTCCGGGTCAGCCGAGTAAGGAGGAATTCCTAGCGATGCTGGCCCACGAATTGCGCAACCCATTGGCTTCTATCCGCAACGCGGTCGAAGTATTGCGCCGCCTGAATTTGCAAGAGCCGAGAGCGGAATGGGCGCGCGAGGTGGTGGACCGTCAGGCAGCCCAGTTGGCCCGAATGATCGACGATCTTCTCGATATGTCCAGGATTACCCGGGGCAAAATTACGTTGCGTCCGGTTTCACTCAATCTGGCTGTCGTGATCGTTCGGGCGGTCGAGGTCAACTTGCCTCTGATCAAAGCCCGGCGGCTCAAGCTTTTCATCGAATCGGAGCCGCTCGATATCGAATTGGAAGGCGACGAGGTTCGTCTAACCCAGGCACTGGCCAATATTCTCAATAACGCCGCCAAATACAGTTACGAGGAAGGCCGGATTTGGCTTTCGGTGAAAATCGAGTCAGACGAGGCGGCGATCCGAATCAAGGACGAAGGGATTGGCATAGCGCCCGAGCTTCTCCCTTATATCTTCGATCTGTTTACGCAAGGCCCGAGAACCTTGGATCGCACCCAGGGTGGCCTAGGTATAGGGCTTTCGCTAGTAAGAAGCCTGATCGGAATGCATGGAGGGCGAGTGGCGGTTTCCAGCGCGGGTGAAGGTCAGGGTGCCGAGTTTGTCGTGTGGTTGCCGCTTCGGCGTGAGCGAAGCCCGATTTCGGATCGCGAGCGCTACGACTCCTCCGCGACGTGGTCCCGCTTAAACTTCCTAGCAACGTGA
- the norR gene encoding nitric oxide reductase transcriptional regulator NorR, with protein MTERSKIRTIESAIREAVLSLTANLSMKERIEGFLEIFAKVTGNHACAVLRFQDGVLVPVATRGLSPEVMGRQFHPEQHPRFAAILSSRTPVRFPPDDPRPDPYDSLLLNDAGGSLRVHSCIGCSLYNENTLLGVLSADALNPGAFDGLHDDVFQTFAAIATVALRHESFISALERLAKHRELVTSELVNEALQRGGGQLIGDSPALQELKRNIGIVARSDLTVLITGETGVGKEVVARVIHAQSLRSDQPLVYVNCAALPETLAESELFGHVRGAFTGASTDRAGKFELAEGGTLFLDEVGELPLSVQAKLLRALQFGEIQRLGSDKSHRADVRIIAATNRQLAEEVKAGRFRADLYHRLSVYPLHVPPLRERPSDIAPLAGHFLDQARTRLGLDRINLAPATIEVLTAYSWPGNVRELEHVILRAALRASAERGRSLTLQPDDLDIGPEVLRNMDAKGGMPPGPGSISLTRAVDDFQRQLILKTLGECRFNWSETARRLGLDRGNLHRLARRLGLKPLRRTG; from the coding sequence ATGACCGAACGCTCAAAGATAAGAACCATCGAGAGTGCGATTCGCGAAGCCGTCTTGAGCCTCACGGCCAATCTCTCGATGAAGGAGCGGATCGAGGGGTTTCTCGAAATTTTCGCCAAGGTGACGGGAAATCACGCTTGTGCCGTGTTGCGGTTTCAAGACGGGGTACTCGTGCCCGTGGCCACCCGGGGTCTCTCGCCGGAGGTCATGGGACGCCAATTTCATCCAGAACAACATCCCCGGTTCGCGGCGATACTCAGTTCGAGAACGCCAGTCCGATTCCCACCCGACGACCCAAGACCCGATCCCTACGATTCGCTGTTGCTGAACGACGCCGGCGGTAGTTTGCGGGTACATTCCTGTATCGGTTGTAGCCTTTACAACGAAAACACCCTACTCGGAGTATTGTCGGCGGATGCCTTGAACCCAGGCGCCTTCGACGGCCTTCACGATGACGTTTTCCAGACTTTCGCCGCTATAGCAACGGTGGCGCTTCGCCACGAGTCCTTCATCAGTGCGCTCGAACGGTTGGCCAAACATCGCGAACTGGTAACCAGCGAGCTGGTGAACGAAGCCCTGCAACGTGGCGGCGGACAGCTCATCGGCGACAGTCCTGCTTTGCAGGAACTGAAGCGCAACATCGGCATTGTCGCCCGATCCGATCTTACGGTCCTGATCACAGGGGAAACCGGGGTCGGCAAGGAGGTGGTCGCCCGCGTCATACACGCGCAGTCCCTGCGCTCTGACCAGCCTCTTGTGTACGTGAACTGCGCGGCACTCCCGGAAACGCTGGCCGAAAGCGAATTATTCGGGCATGTCCGCGGCGCTTTTACCGGTGCTAGCACCGATCGGGCCGGCAAATTCGAATTAGCGGAGGGAGGCACTCTGTTTCTGGACGAAGTCGGCGAACTGCCGCTCTCCGTCCAGGCGAAGCTGCTGCGCGCCTTGCAGTTCGGCGAAATTCAGCGCCTCGGCTCGGACAAAAGCCACCGGGCGGACGTCCGAATCATTGCGGCGACAAATCGGCAGCTCGCCGAAGAAGTGAAGGCTGGAAGATTCCGCGCTGACCTTTACCATCGGCTCAGCGTATATCCTTTGCACGTACCTCCGCTGCGGGAAAGACCCTCCGATATCGCGCCCTTGGCCGGCCATTTTCTGGATCAGGCCCGGACCCGTTTAGGCCTGGACCGAATTAACCTTGCACCCGCAACGATCGAAGTGTTGACAGCCTATTCTTGGCCCGGAAACGTACGGGAGCTCGAACACGTCATTCTCCGCGCCGCCCTGCGCGCGTCGGCGGAACGCGGACGCTCGCTAACCTTACAGCCGGACGATTTGGATATCGGGCCCGAGGTTCTCCGAAACATGGACGCCAAGGGCGGCATGCCACCAGGGCCGGGCTCGATCTCTCTGACGCGCGCGGTGGACGATTTTCAGCGCCAACTAATCCTCAAGACGCTGGGCGAATGTCGCTTCAATTGGTCGGAAACCGCCCGCCGCTTAGGTCTGGATCGGGGCAACCTGCATCGTCTCGCAAGGCGGCTCGGACTGAAACCGCTAAGACGGACGGGTTGA
- a CDS encoding DHA2 family efflux MFS transporter permease subunit, which yields MTVVFPRPLRGWRFVLFNLALGLGHMVVLFNAGSYIALMPHVAGDLGGVLPSLGTWAQTDFMIALALAFPIARWLAGRFGDYRLFATAFVGYAIASYLCAISETMQLFLPSRIFLGFTGGITLPIGQALLLKEYPPRIKSIGLGIWGLFTLMPFTIGFPIGGWLADELGWRYLFYFNIPVALTIAGVTGSLLYGRGFQRRYTRFDFVGFLLLTLILGGLQTILNMGNDFDWFDSPFLRGVLITVLVALPCFIIWELGERHPALDIRLFAHRNFTIGVICLILGFLSIQGLLSLFIVQLQLLLGYTSFLASLVFVVMIFLAAPVIAIMHELIKGTDARIFACMNLLGLAFTLNWIGRFDDPGSFDQIIWPMLLLGFFLGSFFTPLTAIALHRLSPNQMTRAAEEAAALRIAAGAYGITLQGVMLFRRTPFHQLHLADQFGGRRFPSLDVLRPLASRLEAAGLDPGMVQAKLFAILKQQSAILALNDAFLMASYLFLGLAGLVWLAHPTHRPLHPKPAADLREIRGEELMEQP from the coding sequence GTGACGGTCGTCTTTCCCCGGCCCCTGCGTGGCTGGCGCTTTGTGCTTTTCAACTTGGCGCTGGGCCTGGGGCACATGGTCGTACTGTTCAATGCCGGCTCGTACATCGCCTTGATGCCGCATGTTGCAGGGGACCTCGGCGGCGTATTGCCGAGTCTTGGCACTTGGGCGCAGACCGACTTCATGATCGCGTTGGCGCTCGCGTTTCCCATCGCTCGATGGCTGGCGGGGCGCTTCGGTGACTATCGGTTATTCGCCACAGCGTTCGTGGGCTACGCGATAGCGTCTTATCTTTGCGCTATCAGCGAAACCATGCAGCTGTTTTTGCCCTCCCGCATTTTCCTTGGTTTCACAGGCGGTATCACACTTCCCATCGGGCAGGCTCTGTTGTTGAAGGAGTATCCCCCTAGGATCAAATCGATAGGGCTCGGGATTTGGGGGTTATTCACCCTGATGCCGTTTACCATTGGTTTTCCCATTGGTGGCTGGTTGGCCGACGAGCTCGGCTGGCGTTATCTTTTTTATTTCAATATTCCGGTAGCCTTGACGATTGCCGGCGTGACCGGGTCTTTGCTGTACGGTCGGGGGTTCCAGCGCCGCTACACCCGTTTCGATTTTGTCGGGTTCCTGCTGTTAACCCTGATACTTGGTGGCCTTCAAACGATTCTGAACATGGGCAACGATTTCGACTGGTTCGATTCGCCGTTTTTGCGCGGCGTGTTGATCACCGTACTCGTGGCGCTGCCCTGCTTCATCATTTGGGAACTGGGTGAACGACATCCCGCACTCGACATCCGGCTATTCGCCCACCGCAATTTCACCATCGGTGTCATTTGCCTGATCTTGGGCTTTCTATCGATTCAGGGGCTGCTCTCGTTATTCATCGTCCAGCTTCAGTTACTGCTGGGCTACACTTCGTTTCTTGCCAGCCTTGTGTTCGTCGTGATGATTTTTCTGGCGGCACCGGTGATTGCCATCATGCATGAACTCATCAAGGGTACCGACGCGCGGATATTCGCTTGCATGAATTTATTGGGCTTGGCTTTCACCTTGAATTGGATCGGGCGGTTCGACGATCCCGGCTCCTTCGATCAAATTATTTGGCCTATGCTTCTGCTCGGGTTTTTCCTGGGTTCGTTCTTCACTCCGCTGACCGCGATCGCGCTACATCGCCTGTCGCCGAACCAGATGACGCGAGCCGCAGAAGAGGCGGCGGCGCTACGTATCGCCGCTGGCGCGTATGGCATTACCTTACAGGGCGTCATGCTGTTTAGGCGTACCCCGTTTCACCAGCTTCACCTAGCCGATCAATTCGGAGGACGTCGGTTTCCGTCTTTAGACGTGTTGCGGCCGCTTGCCTCGCGCCTCGAGGCGGCCGGTCTCGATCCCGGTATGGTGCAGGCAAAGCTTTTCGCCATCCTCAAGCAGCAGTCCGCCATTTTGGCGCTCAACGACGCCTTTCTGATGGCCAGTTATCTTTTTTTGGGACTGGCCGGGCTGGTATGGCTCGCCCACCCGACTCACCGGCCGCTGCACCCGAAGCCGGCCGCGGATTTGAGAGAGATCCGAGGCGAGGAGCTGATGGAGCAGCCATGA